The genomic stretch GGTTTCAGTTCGACTCAATTTGTGGGGTGGCATTTTCCTCGCTCTTGTGGCAATTATTCCCATCATATTTACCATGTTTTCCGACCTTTCGAGGAGCGATCTTATCTTATCAGGATCGGGACTTATTATTATCGTCGGAGTTGTTCTTGATCTCATTCGGAGAATTAACTCTGAACTCGTCATGCATGACTATGAAAAGCTCGTGTAAATTCTAAATTTTAGATTTTTCAGCCAGAGGCTGATCCGCCTTTGGCGGAAAATTCTTATTTATCGAAACATGAAAGATCTGATTCTCTTCGGAATGCAAGGTTCGGGGAAGGGAACGCAGGGAAAACTTCTTGCAGAAAAATACGGTTACCAAATTTTTGAAACGGGAGCCGAACTCAGAAAACTTACTGAAGAAAATTCAGAACTCGGGAGAAAAGTGAAAGACATTGTTCAAAGGGGAGATCTTGTGCCGAACGAGATCGTAATGGAAATAGGAGATCACTTTTTAAATAATACCGATCTTTCCCGCCCTGTTTTGTTTGATGGAATTCCTCGAAGTCTTCCACAAAAAGCAACACTCGATGCTCTTCTCGAAAAACACGAGCGGAAAATTCTGGGAATATTTTTAGAAGTTGATGAGGAAGAAGCAACAAAAAGGCTTCTTCTGCGTGCGAGAAGCGATGATAATGAGGCGGCAATTCGAAGACGGATTGAAAATTACAGAAAAGAAACTCTTCCCGTGATAGAAAAATATGAATCAGCTGGAATTCTTTTTCGCACCAATGGTTTGCAGGAAGTTACGACTGTCTTTTCGGAAGTTTCGGAAATTATTGAAGAAGAGGGTGGATAATTTTTAATTTTAAATTTTGAAATTTCTAAATAATTTTCAAGTCTTAATTTCTAAACAAAAAATATTCAAATTTACATAGCATTTTTAAAAATTAGAATTTACTTAGAAATTTTAAATTTCAAAATTGGAAATTCTGAGTTTTAAGCTATTCCCAGTCCCATCGCTTTCCTCTTTTGACGTAACTCGCGTTTTGAAGTCCTCCGATAGTGAGCTTGATTTGTTTTTTTGATTTTTCTTCCGCGGGAAGTTTCTTCATGACGATCATCGTAATGTCATCTTCTTGTTGAACATATTCTCCAATAAAATCGCTGAATTCACTCGTAATAGCATCAAATATTTTTTCTGCGGATGATCGAAATCCATTCGCCTGAAAAGCTTTTTCTAATTTTTCAATCGTGAACATTTCTCCTACGGGATTTCTTCCCTCTGTGATTCCGTCGGTATAGAGGAGCACCACATCATTATCATCGAGATGAAGATACTTTTCTTCAATAAAATTTTCAATATCATGAGCCATTCGGAGCGCAATTCCTCCTGAGGGAATCCTTTCTACCTTCTTGTCTGCGGCGCGGTATACCAAAACATATTCGTGTCCCGCTCCAATGAAGTACATTTTTTGTTTATTTTCATCCCAACGCAGCATCACAAGACTCATGAATTGTTCTGCGGAAACTTTACTGAAGAGGATCGAATTCACTCGAGTAAGAATTTCATACGGATACATGTTGTGTTTCGCGAAAGCGTGAATAAGCGTATTTACCATCATCATCACGATTCCTGCTGGGACTCCATGTCCGGTAACATCTCCGATATAAATCATGGTGTGATTTTCCTGTTGTACAAAATCGAAAGAATCTCCTCCTACCTCCGCTGCCGGTCGAGATCTCGCTACAATATCAAGCCCGATGATCGCTGGAGCTTTTTTTGGAAGAATATCATTCTGAATTTTTTTGGCGACATCAATTTCTGAGGTAAGACGTTTTTTCTCGATGATGTCTCCAGAAATACTCTCGAGACTCAGGGTTATTTTATTAAAAAAATGAGTAATAATTCCAATTTCATCGTTAGCGCTCGGCTCTATCCTCCGATATTTTTTCCCCGTAAGCAGAAATTTAATCTGTTGAACAATTCGAAATAGCGGCGCTGAAAAGAAAACAAGAAATGCGCCAAAAATACTGAGCATAGAAGCAAGAAGTCCCAGATAAAAAAAGTGGAATGGGACAGTTTTGCCATGTGTGTACAAAATAAGCGCGCTCCCTCCGTAGAGAATAGAGACCAGAAGCAGGAGAGCCAGAAATTTAAATGTTATACTTCGGTACGTCATGGCAATATTTCATCAAAAGAAGTTATTCCTTCTCCGTTTTTTGGAAGTTCCCAGTTTCTGAAAATTTTGTTTTTGTGGCAAAAATAACTTTTAAGAGTCCCACGAGTTCAAAAATTTCCCAAATTTCAGGACGTACATTTTCCAGAACAAGATCACCTTTTTTTGCCTTCATTCCTTGTTTCCACGAAGCGAGTTTGGCAAGGAAAGAAGAATTACAGAACGTCATGTCTCCAAGACTCAGCACGAGAATTTGAGGTGTTGATACTTGGGATATATATGCATTTACAGGAGCAGATTTTTCTTCAAGGGTGACTCGATCTACTTCGCCCATAATCGCAATTGTTTTCAGAGGAATATTCAACGGAATGTCGAGTGATGCCTGAGGAGCTTCTGAAGCATTTTTCTTTCTGGAATTTTTTTTCTCCGAGGCAGAAAGAATTTTTTTGCTAAAAGCAATACAAAGTCCTCCACGTTTTCCATCCCAAACTTTAAATGTATCCGCCCAGCCATCAGTAATTTGTGCGAGACCTCTTCCTGAAGACTTTGATGGATCTGTATTTGCTCTTTGATATTCCATAATTTTTTTCAACTCTTCCGCAGAAACTTTTTTTTCTCCTCCTTCGTCTTCAATTTTTACTCTGAGCGTTCGATCTTCTACTTCATAAGTGATGTGGAGCGTGGATTCCTGAACAGAACCATATTTTACGGCATTCATATAGAGTTCATCGAGGACGAGTTTTAACCGAAAAATGTCACCACTTTCGAATCCGACCTCTTCAAAAATTCTGACCGATATTTCACGGACGGAAGAAGAAAGACTGAGATCGGCCGGAATAGTGAGAGTATAGGTTTTCATAAAGCCTTTTAAAAAGGCGATAAACTTCTCACCATTATATCAAAATACCGCGATTTCATCAAGAAAACACTGAGAAATCGAATTCCCTTTAGTTTTCTGTGTTTTTCTGAAAGGATAGGGACACTTTTTGAGAACGAATGAAAGTTCTTATTGATCTTCGGGCGCTTCAAAGCGGAAATATTTCCGGAGTGGAAATCTACGTTCGGCATATCACAAATATTCTCTGTACATCGTTCCCGAATGATCAATTTTTTTTATGGACGAATTCAGAGAGCCCACTTCCACCAGATTTCCCCGAATTTTCTTTTCCAAATAGCATTCGAATTCACACTTCTTTTTCAAACAGGATTCTCCTCATATCTTCTGCGCTTTTCCGAAGACCATATATTGATCGACTCGTACAAAAAGAAGCCAGGAAAAAAGAAAAAATTTCTTCATCAGAATCCTTTGATGTCGTTTTTATCCCAGATCCGCGCCCCGCTCCTTCTTCCCCAAAAGTTGCCAAGGTTATTCTCGTCCATGACCTCAGTCCTTTGCACTTTGCGCGCACTTTTTCATTGAAAACCCGAATCTGGCATAAATTTCTCCGGCTGAAGAAAGAGATGAATGAATCTTACCGAATTTGTACTCCATCACATTTCACAAAAGACGACATTCAAAAATGTTTCCATATTCCCGGAGAAAAAATTACCGTCATTGGAGCTGGGGTTTCCGAGTATCTTCATCCGATTTCCGATCCCATTGAGCTTGATATTGTTCGAAAGAAATATCATCTCCCACATAATTTTTTTCTTTCACTTTCCACTTTAGAACCACGAAAAAATTTAGCGAATCTTGTAGAAGCTTTTTTGCGTTTTCAGAGGCGATGTGATGTAAAAAATTGTGCACTTGTGATCGCAGGAAAAGAAAATCCTCGTATATTTTCTAAAATTCATCTTCAGAAATCATCTTCTCTTATTTTTTCTGGTTTTATAGACGAGGAGGATAAGTCAGTTCTTTATTCTGCAGCAAAGGCATTCATTATGCCTTCGTTTTTTGAAGGATTTGGTCTTCCCGTTCTCGAGGCAATGGCCTGCGGGACTCCTATTCTCTCCTCAAATGCATCTTCTCTTCCTGAAGTCTATGGGGATGCTGCTCTTTCTTTTGATCCTTCTTCCGTTACGGAAATTTCCCGTGCGATAGAAACCATCTACTGCAATCGAAATGCACAAAAAGAACTTTCTCAAAAAGCGCTTCGCCGATCCCATCTTGAGAATTTTTCTTGGAAAACTGTAGGGAGAAAACTCATGCACATTTTTGAAGAAGCCAGGAGTCAGCAGTCAGTTGTCAGGAATTAGTTGTCAATATGATGTCGCTCGAGAAGTGGATAGAACTTCTCATGATCTTTTATTCGCTCAAGTATTTGCGAAGTATTTCTGCGGCTTTTTTTGTATTTTCAAAGCTGAGATTTGGGAGTGAAACCCGAAAATACGACGTACAATCTTTTTTTGCACGATCTTCTTCGGAGAAAAAGAGATTTCCTGGCATGAGCACAACTCCACGTTCAGCAATTTCTGCATATTTTTGTTCCACGGACAATTTCGATTTTTCAGGACTCTCCAAATTTTTCATATCAAACATTCCGTAATAACAATTTCCCTGGTGTTTCATCCCGAGAGTTTCATAAAAAATTTTGACTTTTTTTCGGAGGTCAGCAAAGTATTTTTTTCGCTCTTCGCCGCCAAGAATGATGTGACAAAGACCAAGGATCTGCGATGGTCCTGGGATTCCCGTAATATGTTGAAATGCCCCAAGTGTCTTTCCTCCCGGAGATTTCGCCATATAAAGAAGCCATTGAATGTCCTGGAACTCTCTCAAAACATCTTTCCCAAGAATATTCTGAGAAATGTATTCTCGAGCTTCTTTGAGGAGGAGGAATACTCCAAACCTGATACCGGTTGCGCGTTCTGTTTTAGAAATAGAAGAAATATAGATTGTTCGTTTTCTTGTAGAGGGAAGTGAAAGAATGCTTTTCGCCTGATCAAAAAACTGAAGGTAGACTTCATCAGTAATAATGAGAGAATTATGTTTTTCTGCAGCTTTTCCAATTGCAGAGAGGAGATCATCCCCATAAGGAAACCCGGTCGGGTTATTAGGATTGATGAGAACCATTGCCTTTATTCGTTCAGAAACGTGACTAAGTTCCTCGAGACTCTTAGGGGCAACTTTTCCTGTTTCTGGATCTACAGAGAGGGAAAACACTTTAATTCCTCTGTCCTCTATAATTTTGTTGTACGGGGCATACACGGGCGAAGTAATGAGCATCAGATCACCTTTTTGCAGAAATCCGATTCCCTCTTCGCCGAGAGACTTAAAAACGGTTCCAATCCCATGAGAAGCTCCGCTAATAAGCATAATATCATCATTTTCTACATCGATTCCGAGAAGATGACGATATGCATTTGCTGTAGCAGCGCGAACAAGAGGTTCTCCCCATGGATTTGGATATCTTCCTCCCGATGGAATTGCGTACTTTAAAATATCATAAAGGATATCAAATTTTTCAAATTTCATTTTTTGCTCTTTTGTAACTTTGAGGAGTGTGTCAACGAAAATACCAAAATCGCGAAGAACTTTCTCAGCTTTTTCAGGAATATAATTTTCGTGAGCGACCTTTTGAATTCGGCCCAAAATTCTGGGCAAATCTTTTTCAGGTAAATTTGCAAAATGCGCCTCAGTTTCATTGTTATTAAATTCAACATCAAGCAGCAGCAAAAAAGCATAAAACTCTCGCGATCGTACATTCGGAGCAAATCCATATCCCGGCTCTCCTTGAGAGAGGTCAAGAACATTCGACTCTCCGCAGTACTCGATTGCTCGATTGCGAAGGATACGAAATGCGAGGAACGGAGGAGTCTTTTCAATGTCAAAACCCAATGGAGTATTGACGGAGGAAGCCATAGTACTCGTAAAAATATGCGAAAAGTATAAATAAGAACGAACACAAAATTAAAAATTTTGTGTTTTTGGTGCGGAATATGTCACCAAAGACGTTGGAGTCTCCCAGAGCTTCAGCTCAAAAAGTCTTTCTCCCAGAAGAGATTTTTCGGAAAGCTTCTCCCAAATGTATACACACATATTTTCAGCAGAAGGATTCTCGATAAAATCATTGAGGAGTTTGTGATCGCACACGTCGACAATTTCTTTTTGAACAATCTCTTTGAGTTTTACAAAGTCAAATGCGAGTCCGTCTTGAAGCGTATCTCCGCGAACGCTTACCTGAAGTTTATACGTATGACCATGGAGATTTTCACACTTTCCATGATACTTGGGAAGGTAATGAGCTGCATCAAAAGTAAATTCTTTTGTCACTAAAAACATAAAACATAGGAGAAAAGAGAGATTTTGCAAATAATTACAATGCAGGAGAGCCTTCTTTTAGGGTTGACAGTTTTTCCTTGAGCAGACTTTGAATTTTTTTGACAATGGCTTCAAATCTCTTATCATCAATTTGGGTTTTATCAAGGAATGCCGTTGGGGTTCCGCGTACGCCTCTTTGAACACCCTCACGAATGTTTTGACGAATTATGTCGGCTTTACTTCCGGAAGAAAGACATGCTTCAAATTCCGACTTTTCCATTCCCATTTCACTCGCTATTTCTAAATATGTAGAATCTCCAAGCGATGTTTGGCGTTTATACTGTTCTCTGAGAAAGTCCCAAAATTTCTCTTCTCCTTGATCCCGAGCGCATTCGGCAGCTTCAGCGGCATGAAAGGCATTTTTGTGTTGATCGAGGGGGAAATGCACGAAACGAACAACAACATCATCGGGGAAGTCTTTCCGTATTTTGTCGACAATAGGGTGAAACTGAGCACAATATGGACATTCTATATCCGAGAAGTCCTCAAGAAGGACTTTATCTTCAGGAATTGGGAAATTGCTCGCTGTGCCTCCGCACGAAGAAAGCGTTCCCAAAAAGAAAAGGGCAACGATCCAAAGATATTTTTTCATGGCGTTATAATAAAAATGCCCGTATATCTTGCCCGAAATCCTTTTCATTTCGCAAGTATTTTGGGATAATCCGAGTATAATTTTAAATTTTGAATTTTAAATTTTAAAATAAATTCTAATTTCTAATTTTTAAAAATATTCTATCGGTTTGATCAGTTTGAGTATTTTTCGTTTAAAAATTGAGGTTTAAAAATTATTTAGAAATTTAAAATTTAGAATTTAAAATTGACTTTATGTCTTGGTATCGAAAATATCGTCCGGTAATTTTTTCTGACCTTGTTGGGCAGGATCACATTCGAAAGATTCTTCTTTCCACTCTTCAGAAAGAAAAACCCGCTCATGCATACATTTTTTCAGGTCCTCGAGGGACAGGAAAAACTTCTACTGCCCGAATTTTTGGAAAAGCGCTCAATTGCCTGCGTCCTACTCGTGAAGGAGAGCCCTGTAATTCGTGTTCCAACTGTGAGGAAATCAACACGGCGAGATTTGTTGATCTCATTGAGATTGATGCGGCATCAAATACAGGAGTTGATCATATTCGCGATCTTCGGGATAAAATCGGATTTTCCCCGACCTCAGGGAAGGCAAAAGTGTATATCATCGATGAAGTCCATATGCTTTCTTTGGGAGCCTTTAATGCTCTTCTCAAAACATTAGAAGAACCTCCGAGTTTCGTCTATTTTATTCTTGCGACAACTGAGATCCATAAAGTTCCAGAGACCATTCAGAGTCGTTGTCAGCATTTTGCATTTCGGCGCATTGTCAAAGACGACATCATGGTGCGATTACGCCAAATTGGGCTTAAAGAAAATATTCAATTTGACGAAGAATCCCTTGAGATTTTTGCAATGCAATCAGGAGGAGGTCTCAGAGATGCTATTTCTCTTTTTGAACAATACGCCTCCTCTGGAGAAGTGCATGCCGAGTCTTTGAGATCACAGATGGGACTTGTTCCAGATACTCTCGTCGAAGAATTTTTTATTGCAATTTTTCAAAAAACAACCGAATCTGCTCTGAAAATTCTCGATAAAATTGGGAGTGAAGGATTTTCTCTTACCGAATTTACCCGAAATTTTTTGTTATTTCTCAGAAAAAAATTATTAGAGGCAGTCGAAAGAAATGAGGGACTTCAAGAAATCCTGCGGGAGATCGATATTTTCGACGAAGCCCAAAGAAACATGAAATTTGCTGTTATTCCTCAACTTCCTCTTGAAGTAGCCGTTGTCTGTGCGACAAAATTTGGTGGAGAAGGAGAAC from Candidatus Peregrinibacteria bacterium encodes the following:
- a CDS encoding nucleoside monophosphate kinase; the encoded protein is MKDLILFGMQGSGKGTQGKLLAEKYGYQIFETGAELRKLTEENSELGRKVKDIVQRGDLVPNEIVMEIGDHFLNNTDLSRPVLFDGIPRSLPQKATLDALLEKHERKILGIFLEVDEEEATKRLLLRARSDDNEAAIRRRIENYRKETLPVIEKYESAGILFRTNGLQEVTTVFSEVSEIIEEEGG
- a CDS encoding serine/threonine-protein phosphatase; its protein translation is MTYRSITFKFLALLLLVSILYGGSALILYTHGKTVPFHFFYLGLLASMLSIFGAFLVFFSAPLFRIVQQIKFLLTGKKYRRIEPSANDEIGIITHFFNKITLSLESISGDIIEKKRLTSEIDVAKKIQNDILPKKAPAIIGLDIVARSRPAAEVGGDSFDFVQQENHTMIYIGDVTGHGVPAGIVMMMVNTLIHAFAKHNMYPYEILTRVNSILFSKVSAEQFMSLVMLRWDENKQKMYFIGAGHEYVLVYRAADKKVERIPSGGIALRMAHDIENFIEEKYLHLDDNDVVLLYTDGITEGRNPVGEMFTIEKLEKAFQANGFRSSAEKIFDAITSEFSDFIGEYVQQEDDITMIVMKKLPAEEKSKKQIKLTIGGLQNASYVKRGKRWDWE
- a CDS encoding ATP-binding protein gives rise to the protein MKTYTLTIPADLSLSSSVREISVRIFEEVGFESGDIFRLKLVLDELYMNAVKYGSVQESTLHITYEVEDRTLRVKIEDEGGEKKVSAEELKKIMEYQRANTDPSKSSGRGLAQITDGWADTFKVWDGKRGGLCIAFSKKILSASEKKNSRKKNASEAPQASLDIPLNIPLKTIAIMGEVDRVTLEEKSAPVNAYISQVSTPQILVLSLGDMTFCNSSFLAKLASWKQGMKAKKGDLVLENVRPEIWEIFELVGLLKVIFATKTKFSETGNFQKTEKE
- a CDS encoding glycosyltransferase family 4 protein; the encoded protein is MKVLIDLRALQSGNISGVEIYVRHITNILCTSFPNDQFFLWTNSESPLPPDFPEFSFPNSIRIHTSFSNRILLISSALFRRPYIDRLVQKEARKKEKISSSESFDVVFIPDPRPAPSSPKVAKVILVHDLSPLHFARTFSLKTRIWHKFLRLKKEMNESYRICTPSHFTKDDIQKCFHIPGEKITVIGAGVSEYLHPISDPIELDIVRKKYHLPHNFFLSLSTLEPRKNLANLVEAFLRFQRRCDVKNCALVIAGKENPRIFSKIHLQKSSSLIFSGFIDEEDKSVLYSAAKAFIMPSFFEGFGLPVLEAMACGTPILSSNASSLPEVYGDAALSFDPSSVTEISRAIETIYCNRNAQKELSQKALRRSHLENFSWKTVGRKLMHIFEEARSQQSVVRN
- a CDS encoding pyridoxal phosphate-dependent aminotransferase — protein: MASSVNTPLGFDIEKTPPFLAFRILRNRAIEYCGESNVLDLSQGEPGYGFAPNVRSREFYAFLLLLDVEFNNNETEAHFANLPEKDLPRILGRIQKVAHENYIPEKAEKVLRDFGIFVDTLLKVTKEQKMKFEKFDILYDILKYAIPSGGRYPNPWGEPLVRAATANAYRHLLGIDVENDDIMLISGASHGIGTVFKSLGEEGIGFLQKGDLMLITSPVYAPYNKIIEDRGIKVFSLSVDPETGKVAPKSLEELSHVSERIKAMVLINPNNPTGFPYGDDLLSAIGKAAEKHNSLIITDEVYLQFFDQAKSILSLPSTRKRTIYISSISKTERATGIRFGVFLLLKEAREYISQNILGKDVLREFQDIQWLLYMAKSPGGKTLGAFQHITGIPGPSQILGLCHIILGGEERKKYFADLRKKVKIFYETLGMKHQGNCYYGMFDMKNLESPEKSKLSVEQKYAEIAERGVVLMPGNLFFSEEDRAKKDCTSYFRVSLPNLSFENTKKAAEILRKYLSE
- the queD gene encoding 6-carboxytetrahydropterin synthase QueD; protein product: MFLVTKEFTFDAAHYLPKYHGKCENLHGHTYKLQVSVRGDTLQDGLAFDFVKLKEIVQKEIVDVCDHKLLNDFIENPSAENMCVYIWEKLSEKSLLGERLFELKLWETPTSLVTYSAPKTQNF
- a CDS encoding thioredoxin domain-containing protein; its protein translation is MKKYLWIVALFFLGTLSSCGGTASNFPIPEDKVLLEDFSDIECPYCAQFHPIVDKIRKDFPDDVVVRFVHFPLDQHKNAFHAAEAAECARDQGEEKFWDFLREQYKRQTSLGDSTYLEIASEMGMEKSEFEACLSSGSKADIIRQNIREGVQRGVRGTPTAFLDKTQIDDKRFEAIVKKIQSLLKEKLSTLKEGSPAL
- the dnaX gene encoding DNA polymerase III subunit gamma/tau, whose product is MSWYRKYRPVIFSDLVGQDHIRKILLSTLQKEKPAHAYIFSGPRGTGKTSTARIFGKALNCLRPTREGEPCNSCSNCEEINTARFVDLIEIDAASNTGVDHIRDLRDKIGFSPTSGKAKVYIIDEVHMLSLGAFNALLKTLEEPPSFVYFILATTEIHKVPETIQSRCQHFAFRRIVKDDIMVRLRQIGLKENIQFDEESLEIFAMQSGGGLRDAISLFEQYASSGEVHAESLRSQMGLVPDTLVEEFFIAIFQKTTESALKILDKIGSEGFSLTEFTRNFLLFLRKKLLEAVERNEGLQEILREIDIFDEAQRNMKFAVIPQLPLEVAVVCATKFGGEGERKDVSRSSGIFGIFGGGEKKPEIPEPLKKPEQKNSIQTQVEKLTVLDEVKGGENKDLPKKKTAAFLAPELTLENIKQAWPQILEKLSGALLRMALRNAEISAIQGNTLTLRFPASTWKDQVEKTQNMQEFLAAFEEVFSRKIEIESVVTGVQLEPTVVESSKKQKEEEWNPLEAFQEIMGGKAKKVEKGE